TCCaactctcgttgttgttgtgaggGGAAAAGCACAGGGaaagcacacgcacacaatacacacacatcacTGCTTCGATTTATCGATATCGTTAtcgacatatatatatatataacggTAAGTTAGTTATCGTTcatgttgttgtgttgtagtTGGTTGGTTGTAGCGtctcttttaaataaagttcacATTTTGTgcttgatatattttttctctcttttctgtatttttttctttttttttgtgttttaaaatATGGATTAACtgatgttttcttttctttttttcttttgttgtggttgtaatttgcttattttgtaagtttgttttatgtttaattaatatagaACTTTTGCATGACAAAGAGCTAAGCAAAAGTatgagagaggagagagaagagagagagagttggaGTGTTGTGTATAAGATACGAGCGGTTCATACTATCGATCATCGTTTGGATTGCGATAACGATAGTTATCGGATCCGTTTGCTCACTTAGATTACGTTTACttgatattttcattgcattttgcTGCTACTTGCTACTTGCACACGCGACACAATTAAGGATGTGGATTAGGAGGATTTACTttatacttttctttttttttttttaaatttcgcGCACTTTTAACTTATCTTTTGTTGTTATCGATTACCCGGCAATTAGGCTCAACCGCACACTTAACGCCTGGTGTCCCGGTAGCTGCGTTGACCTCCGCCACCACCGCGATCACCACGAAACTGTCGCGAAGATCCGCTCCGGTTGCCGCCACCACCATAATCGCGTCGTCGACCGCCCACCGagctgttgttattatcgCGATTGCCAGCACTAATGCTCGCCACAGctccaccaccgccgccaTTTCCTCCGCCTCCACCGCCGCCTCCATTGCCTGTggcattgctgctgccgccattGGCGGCATAGACTCCCGGGAAACCCGGTGGTGCTGCCACCGTCGGCAAACCCGCATTCTTCCAGGCCGCAAAGTCCTCATAGCTGGGCGCCTTATCGAAACCCGGTGGCGGTGGTCGCATTGGCTGTGGCGGCGGGTAATCCGGCAATGGCGGTGCACCCGGACCATCGTAGTAACGCACCGGTGGCGGCAACTGTTCGTACATCGATGCTGGTGCACCGGGGGGCAATGCGTTCGCCGCTCCGGCTGCTGTGGGCATGGGCAATTGGCCGAAGGGCGGCACAAAGGGCAACGGCGGCAGCTGGCCGTGCATGTTGCGTATATAGTCGGCCACATAGGCCTCCGCAGCTGCGGCTGTGGACATGTAACGCTCCCACGATGGCATCCCCATCTCAGCAGAGCCGCCGGCAGCTCCGGCGGCCATCTGACGATATGGTGAACCGCTGCGTTTGAAgccgccgccaccaccgccTCCCTGCATGCCGCCCATGCCCATGccatgatgatggtgatgatgatgatggcgatacggtcgctgatgatgatgtggtGCCCCGTGGCCATAGCTCCGCTTGTGTCGCATCGGTCCCAGCTGACTGTTGCCGCGTCCACCACCTCCGCCACCGCCATGTCCACGACTGGAGAGGCTCCGCGGCGGCTTGTAGATCACATGGATGCCCTTCTCACGCATCACGCGTGCCGTCTCCTTTGATTTGCGCAAGATGGGCGTCAACTCGATGTTTTCGTCCTCGGGAAACAGGCGACACAGTTCGCCGCCAATTTTCGGCTCAATCTCCTGACCGTCACGTCCAATCTTTACCGGTTTACCCTCGTTCCATGAGTTGTGCAGGTGCAGCGTCGCATTGAACGACAACTCTTTGCGGCATATCCAATCCAGCTCGATGACGCCACCCAAGGCCTTGGGTGAAATGCTGGGCGGCAGCACCCAGGCCACCTGGGGAATATCGCGACGCGATGGCGCCGCCATGCGAGCAAAGCCAGCGAATTTGCCTGTGAAAGATGATGAGGATTGAGGAGTTGAAAAAAACTAGGGCGACTACAGTTGAGTGGGCTTGACTCTTAAATACCTGCTACTCTTTTAAGGGAAGtacaaaagtaatttataGTATTGTATTGGTTAtaagtaatattaaattaactttgaGTGGTTTAGGTTTGGTAAAAATAATCTataattttaacataaatatgaaGACAAATACACTTACTATACTGACTGCCTCAACATTTATATTTCTCTGAATTCCAAAATGAGCTTAAATAAAATCTGAATTTTTCCAGGTTATAACCTAACAGTAATAAAGTATTCATTCTCAAAATTGCATTACTATCggaacataaatataaaagatattaagaaacaaaaatgacTTCAGAAGGGACTTCAGCTTCACCTCTAAAGCaatcaaaagtaatttttccaaatttagtagttctttttttttcatatatctGATATCTTGGAGTTCATTATACGCGTAGgtagacagacggacagagtCTCGAAATGTTGTTATACGCTTCTTCCCCATAGAAACCCCAGCTTGTCTTACCGCTCTCGTTGACCGAGAAGATGAGCAGCACATTGCGCGCCTCCTTGAAGGCTTGATTCAGATTGGCATCATTCTGGGGCAATGTTGCCCACACGCTCTTGTTCTTCGACAACTGCACATTGTCGGAGTTATTGGACTTGATGAGAAAGAAGCGCGTGTCGCGGAACAAATAGTTCAGTTTCGTCATATAGTCATAGGACTTTTGCGTATTATTGCCACTTGCTCCTCCATCCTTCTCCGGTGTCGATCCCTTAGAACTGCTGGTGGCTTTGGTTGTCTTGCCTCGAGCGCTGCCATTGCGTTTGTGCTGTGTGCCCGAATCGGAGTCCGAAGATTCACTGTCCGACTCCAAAGCAGGCAGATGCGTTGGCTTCTCATCCTCCGCATCGCTGGCATCGCTCTTGGCGCCAGCTCCAGTTGCGCCGGCTGCTGTCGCAGCTGCCGTTGGTGTGTTTTTcttggagctgctgctgctgcgcgaTTTCTTGGCACTGGAGTCGCGCTCTTCACCATCCTGTGACTTCGAGTTGGATGACTTTTCATCGGGTTCCAGCTGTTTCTTCGACTTGGATtcactgccactgctgcttgactttttctttttaccaTTCACCTCGCTGGGCGAAGCGGAACGCTTGGAGGATTTCTTCGATTTACTTTTACCGCcacctgctgcagctgcacttgTTGTGCTAGTTGTGGTCGCCGCAGTTGTGGACTTGGCAGTCACATCCTTGGCTGCCTTGCTGCTGGAGGATTTGGTTTTGGTCAaacgtttgctgctgctccgaCTGCCATCGATCGAGGATGGTGCTGTGCTGACCGAGCTAATGCTCGGTTCAGAGTCGGAGGCCATGGAGCCGCCTCGGGATTTGGAGGCTTCGCTCCGTGTGTCGAAGGAGTCAAAGTCTTGCAGCTCCTCGGCGATGTCTGCCTCATTTTCATCGAGGCCGAGATGCACTGCGTCTAAATCGGCCATGTCGCGCATCAGCCAACTACTCACACTtctcttgttttgtttacctcactcttgttgttgttgtttttgtttttgcttttgctgtagTACTACAGCGgctttgttgtagttgtatgtGTATCCTCTCTAATGGGTTGCGTTCATTCAAGCgtgcgagagcgagacagcaGTTGCGGAGCAGCGGAAATAGACaatagagaagaaaaaaaatgccaatCGATTTAGCAAAAGCGGAATTCTTTCAGCACCAACAAAACGATGTTGAAAATATGCACAATTCATCATTCTCTTTACCACCTGTTGCATGCAACCATTCAACAGACACTTGCACTATTGATTGCacttattatttgatttttttacaacgtaatttaagcaattttaatGCACAAACCTTATTACACCGAATTTGCGTCAACAGATACAAGAAGAGACCAATGGCGGTAGAGTAGTGCGGCTATATGTATTGCTTTGCGTTTGCGTTCTTTACATTATATTCGTGCTTATCGATAGTCATCTATCGAATACATTTTGTAGTCTCGATTAGTAGTGTATAAACTATCGATAGCTATAGCAGGAAACATTTTTAACTCAAACtatgtatattgtttattttgcctACATTAATGAGtttctaaataattattttgtatgtcAAGTAAAAAATACTCTGccaattaaatgtattatcaGGGATCAATTCAAAAATGCACTGTACTGTAGGTAATCTTTTGTAACATGAATactagtaattattgtattatttatttcatttaagttCAGTTtgtcaaataataataagatattgACAATTCGCAAATTTAAAGTCCAATAAGTTTGCTGCGCTGTTTCGATAACCAGTAAACAGCTGATTATCGATAGaacgcaaaagaaaacaaagaataGGCAGACACAACGGAGAGAgaacacaataaaaacaatacaataacAGAAATTAGTTAATGCTAAACAACATATAGAGCGACCCTCAGACTGAGTCATTGCAACACTTGAAAAAGCTTTTTCCTTCTTTGCTACCTACCTAACATTGCAAGCAGAATGGCTGCAAacacaaagagagaaaacGAACCGCCGAGTTACGAAGAAGTCAT
This is a stretch of genomic DNA from Drosophila albomicans strain 15112-1751.03 chromosome 3, ASM965048v2, whole genome shotgun sequence. It encodes these proteins:
- the LOC117568259 gene encoding YTH domain-containing protein 1 isoform X2, which translates into the protein MAAPSRRDIPQVAWVLPPSISPKALGGVIELDWICRKELSFNATLHLHNSWNEGKPVKIGRDGQEIEPKIGGELCRLFPEDENIELTPILRKSKETARVMREKGIHVIYKPPRSLSSRGHGGGGGGGRGNSQLGPMRHKRSYGHGAPHHHQRPYRHHHHHHHHGMGMGGMQGGGGGGGFKRSGSPYRQMAAGAAGGSAEMGMPSWERYMSTAAAAEAYVADYIRNMHGQLPPLPFVPPFGQLPMPTAAGAANALPPGAPASMYEQLPPPVRYYDGPGAPPLPDYPPPQPMRPPPPGFDKAPSYEDFAAWKNAGLPTVAAPPGFPGVYAANGGSSNATGNGGGGGGGGNGGGGGAVASISAGNRDNNNSSVGGRRRDYGGGGNRSGSSRQFRGDRGGGGGQRSYRDTRR
- the LOC117568259 gene encoding YTH domain-containing protein 1 isoform X1 — encoded protein: MRDMADLDAVHLGLDENEADIAEELQDFDSFDTRSEASKSRGGSMASDSEPSISSVSTAPSSIDGSRSSSKRLTKTKSSSSKAAKDVTAKSTTAATTTSTTSAAAAGGGKSKSKKSSKRSASPSEVNGKKKKSSSSGSESKSKKQLEPDEKSSNSKSQDGEERDSSAKKSRSSSSSKKNTPTAAATAAGATGAGAKSDASDAEDEKPTHLPALESDSESSDSDSGTQHKRNGSARGKTTKATSSSKGSTPEKDGGASGNNTQKSYDYMTKLNYLFRDTRFFLIKSNNSDNVQLSKNKSVWATLPQNDANLNQAFKEARNVLLIFSVNESGKFAGFARMAAPSRRDIPQVAWVLPPSISPKALGGVIELDWICRKELSFNATLHLHNSWNEGKPVKIGRDGQEIEPKIGGELCRLFPEDENIELTPILRKSKETARVMREKGIHVIYKPPRSLSSRGHGGGGGGGRGNSQLGPMRHKRSYGHGAPHHHQRPYRHHHHHHHHGMGMGGMQGGGGGGGFKRSGSPYRQMAAGAAGGSAEMGMPSWERYMSTAAAAEAYVADYIRNMHGQLPPLPFVPPFGQLPMPTAAGAANALPPGAPASMYEQLPPPVRYYDGPGAPPLPDYPPPQPMRPPPPGFDKAPSYEDFAAWKNAGLPTVAAPPGFPGVYAANGGSSNATGNGGGGGGGGNGGGGGAVASISAGNRDNNNSSVGGRRRDYGGGGNRSGSSRQFRGDRGGGGGQRSYRDTRR